Within the Plectropomus leopardus isolate mb chromosome 15, YSFRI_Pleo_2.0, whole genome shotgun sequence genome, the region ACACCTTCATTTTGTGATTCCAGACAATTGGGAAAGaattaaccaaaaataaactgtagctcttctcttttctttcttgttttacCCTTTCAAAGCACAAAGCTGAGCCACCACGAGAGttagatgtttttctttactgtgTATTTATGGCAGCTCATTTATATGGTTCCCACAGTCATAGAAAACGTGGAAAAGGGATGCAATTTTAAATCTCATCgtccagacctggaaaagttgTGATGTTAGTCAAATCTCTTTTGGAAAAGCGTGGTCCCCGCAggtctttttaaaagttttaaaatgcacTGAATTGATCAATCTTAAAGTAATGCCTTAATTTGTCTTAAAATATTCGTTTTTCATAAGTTCTAAAAGTGCTACGACACAAAAGGTATGATTTATGAATCTGAAATTGCATTGTTAATTTAATTATAGTGAAATCAGTTGACTAAATGCCTGTTTTTTATGGAGAACTGTAACAGTAAACCACAGAACATAAGAAACTGTGTCCATTATGTCCTCAGCTTCACTGTCAAGTCACTCCATCTAGTGGTGACTTTTTATACCTGCAGAATTAGGTTGATTGCTGGCTCACCTGACTGTGGATTTTACCTTCTTGCACTAATGTGTTCCAATAAGCAGTATGAGTGGAATTAGGTGTTTCAAGTTTTTCAATTCATTAAGTCTTTTGGTCTTACTTTACACTggatttttgtctctttaataacttcatttttagtgtttatCTTACACTACTATAGCAAAATGATcctttgtttgcttgtgttgtagATTATTGACAGGGAAAAACATCAGCACAGAGAAAGACGCCGTGGAGGTAACTGATCACTTGTTATCTaatccctttttttcaaaataaatagttCATTTGTTTGCAGAATAAGCTGTCAtagtattttgacattttacacacatACTGCTGAATAAATACACGCACCAgtttctcactcactctctgtctgtAGGTTATGGACCTCCTGCATGCTATGGGCCCAGACACAGTGGTCATCACGTCCTCCGATCTGCCCTCCAGACTGGGAGACCGCTTCCTTGTGTCGTTGGGCAGCCAGCGCCATGGTATGTGACGTGTGTGAATTATTGTGCATATGCCTTGTTTGAATGTAAACAATTATGAGACtaaatgttgtgttgtttgcCGTGCCGTTCAGTTCGTCCCGACGGCAGCAGGACGACACAGAGAGTTCGAATAGAGGTCCCCAAAGTGGACGCCGTCTTTGTAGGAACTGGAGACTTGTTTGCTGCTATGCTGCTAGCGTGGACACACCACTACCCCAATGACCTGAAGGTACAAAAACACCCGTGTTCAAATTACACTGCGACAGGAGATCAGTTACAGACAACAGGGCATTGGATTTTGATTTGGTTGAGCTCAGAGCTCTTTGTAGGAGCTAAGCCATCTCTATCTCccccataaacacacacacacacacacacacacacacacacactatcccACTGACAGAAAGACGAGGACGCGCATATATAGcaattaaaaaagcaatgatTATTtgtgctctccctctctcagacGGCCTGTGAGAAGACTTTTTCGGTGATGCACCATGTTATCCAGAGGACCATTTCGTATGCTCATGGTAAGAAAAGTAGGGCTTGTTATTAGCCCCCATTTTTTCCGACCTTTCtcaaatctattaaaaaaatatgctgttgtttttttatccagAAAATCAACAAGGGAGTTACAATCAAATTTCTGTTACATTTTAATCATGCATTCGATGCCAAATGTTGACATCagcaaagcagtttttttaggaggcttttcaaaaaaaataaaagtaaataaaatctcaaaatcaaaaaagaaagtcTCCTTTTGATCAAATATAACAATCACACAGActttgacacacacattttttcccACTGAATGAAAGTGCCATTCTGTTTTTGTGGCTCCAGAAATGCAGCACAGGTAGAGCTTTACATGAGTTCcctttttcctcagcagcagttgtgAATTGGAGTTGGATtattgatctgtcgatccgtTCAGAGATGATCAGATCAGTGGATgaacagagcagctgctgcgagttaatgcaaacttttagagcCATCAGAATTAATAATTGAGTTTCAGATTTAATGCACCtgatgctctgctgctgcttctgagcccagagtacgctctgcactgCGACATATACCCTTTGGTTATGcggtatatatatttcaacagcagtCCTTCCAAACAAATACAGAACATCTgattgtggcagcagatgttttcatCGAGGTGAGCTgccccaaataaataaatgatgatgaggaaacaacaaacacaaatgttacGTTTTTAACGCTCTGAATAAAtacatctgtatttttctgtaaaaacagtcatttatcaCACAAATCACCAGCTTTCTATTCTTTGTAAACTTAAGTATATCTTCCTTCACTGATTAAGGATCCCACTTTCTCTATGAACTTTTCCAGTTCCACCATCACACTTCTGTTTCCCCGTCTGAGGACAAGGGGAATAAAATCAatgaattgataaataaaaacacactttttgacCAATATACTTAGCATGGAGCCTCCTTGAAATCCATTCTTGTCCAGTAAATTTCTGATATCGTTCAGCTTGATTGCATTCATGATGCATAACACTACGTGAGTTCTATTTTTAGCTGCAAAGCACTTAATAGAACTGTCTTAAAACACAACTTACATTTAACATATTATCTATAAAACAGGAGCTGTAATCAGACCAGGTCTTTACACGTCGACCTGGAGCACCTACAGTAAAAGAAAGGACAAGTAGATAGAGATGTAGATATGTTGACGTCGCCACCCACTGACAAGGAAGTGAATAGCTGGCACTACATGCAGGTTTGAGTGTTAAATGTGagtgattttaaagttttgacattttaaaagtggATCAAGAACACATGATGACACTCACACGTCTCTGAACATATTTTTGAGGgtttaacatctttttttagaaaatagaaaaactacAGCAGTTGTGGCACAAATGTCAGAATCAAAGCAACCTAAAAGGTTATCTGCAGGTcttaactgctgctgctgtgactttTATTGACCATAAGTTGCATCGGTTTTAGCTGATCCTGCAGCTCTACAGGTGATGACTGGCTCAGCCTGGTTTAGGGTTCTTTGCATCAAAGGCACAGTGTGTCTaaactgtttttacattaaaaaatgagtaatgtagctttaaaataaaatttaatctTCGTTTGTATTTCTGCCCAACCCCAACCTGCCCCCCGTGTCTCTCTCAGAGTTAGCAGGTCCCGGTCGGAGGCCCAGTCCGCCCCAGCTGGAGCTGAGGATGGTTCAAAGTAAAGCTGACATAGAAGACCCTGCTATAGTTACGGAGGCCACAGTCATATCCTAACATTACCCACCCATGAGACTCATACTAACCTTGTCCTCCTCACCATAAATCTCTCAAATCCAGTATCTCGGTAAATCTCTCATCACTGTAAACCTTGACTGTCATTTCCAAACTTCAACACCTCATCATCCAGACTCCTTAAAACCCTTAGTATTGTAACCCCTGTAGTCCTTACACCCTAAACCCTTTACCCCTTTAAGTCCTTAGTGTCCTAGCCCCTTAACCTGTAACTCCTACGCCCTGTTACCCTGTTTTGGAACTAGAGCCATGGATAGACGGAAAGTTTGGTCAGGTTGGACTGTGGTGGCCTGTTGCTGCCTCTTCTTTAACGGGGTGTGTCAGCAGACTGCACAGGTGCTTTTTAGAAAGCTGCAGGCTTTAAGTGTTTATAAGCACAGCACATAGCATGTCCTAATAGAGGACATAGTTGTAATGCTACAGAGAAAATATGAGGGTTATGAGGTTTATTGGGAAATCTTGCAAAACCCTTTCAAGGTTCAGTCTTCGGTACGATTGAGGAATTGTTTTGCAGTTAAAGTCAGATTTGGACAAAGCTGATGTCATATTTGTCATAGCAAAGGTCGTTTTTTTTCGTCCATGGATTGATACGAGGATTAATTTAGTTGTCCTCTGTGGTTTTCTCCAACTCTTTAGTAGGAAGTGTTAAAGAAACATGTTTGCTACTCTCTGGTTGaaactttctctgtttttagaCTCTTTTAATATAGCAGTGTGGTCAGAAGTGCTCTGTTGCACAGTTATAACCACACACAACAATGATGTCACTGACACACTCTAGAGTACACGTTTACATCAGTGCAGCATGGTGAGAAAGTAAAACACCTATGCCTGGTTCAGACTACACAATATCCGCTGAAAACAACAACGTGTCAAAGTAGAAAACAACTAACGCCACGGCTGGGATTCCTCTCAACGTCCCAACAAAAAGAATACCATGTTAGCATATTTCGGTCTTCCACAAAGTGTTAGCGCATTACAGTGACATTTACTGATAGAAGCACAAAGCGCTCTTCAACTGTAAATATGCAGAAGCGAAAGAAGCATGATGGGACTTAGTGGATTGAGCGGGCGCTCCATGTACACAGACAGTGCCCCTGCTGCGAAACAAAGgcagttatatatatatatatatatatgtgtgtgtgtgtgtatgtatagtGTAGTCTGACATTAGAGCTTCCAAAGTAGCACAATCgatttgtttttgcattcaAACACATATTTGCAGTATTTACCCCAAACTTATCTGAATTGATTACAGCTGCTGAATGCAAAACTGCTAAgactaaattattaaaaacaaacttgccTGCTTTATCGCTCTATTACTGCACCGCCACtcaagtttattttgtttttgacagagtTGCACTCTAGCAGTTGCCAAGTAGCAGAACTAACATTGGTGGTACTCTTAGACTATAATGATCGAACCCTGTTTATCCATGGCTCTGCCCACCACTAGTTTGACCCCTACCCCGTCTTACAGCAGTGATGTAATGGTGACCAAGTCTAACCCCATGAGACCCCTTGAAAAtataacaaagaacaaaaaaaacgcaCAATGTATAGTTGATGTATAGATGTTGTACTATAACTGTATTGGACCATCTGTATGATATCTTCTATCTGATCTGTCTACTGGACCATTGTGTTGATGCTACTGTACTATAGACCACACGCACTACAATATCACCCAAACCAGAGACATTTGGGCTGGTTCTGGCACTCCTGGGGGCTTCAGTGGCTCCAGTCGTTGTCACTTGTTAGTAATAGGTAACTGTCTAATAGTCATAGTATATAGTCGAACCTCTTTCATCTCAACATAAAGAATAATGGACAGCCGGAGCCGTCTGAGCCCTCCCTGGCCGGTTTTAGATCAGAAGTTGGCTACCTTGGTGCCAGAACCAACCCACATCATTGCCGGGCGGTTCCCGGCCCAGCTCTGGCCCAGAACCCTATATCTGAGAGTTGTGCCACTGAATTTACTGGAAGCCTCGAGAAGTGaaaggagaaaggagaaaggagagCCTCCTCATCGCAGTGGGAGATTCCCTCTAATGCCcacttttttagaaaaaaaagtctctttggTTCACTTCACACTCCACTGTGGTTCATCAgcagaagagttt harbors:
- the LOC121954730 gene encoding pyridoxal kinase-like — protein: MECRVLSIQSHVVRGYVGNKSASFPLQVLGFEVDSINSVQFSNHTGYSHWKGQVLTADELHVLYEGIKLNNVHQYDYVLTGYTRDTSFLEMVVDIVQELKRANPNLVYVCDPVLGDHGSMYVPQNLYPVYKNKVVPVADIITPNQFEAELLTGKNISTEKDAVEVMDLLHAMGPDTVVITSSDLPSRLGDRFLVSLGSQRHVRPDGSRTTQRVRIEVPKVDAVFVGTGDLFAAMLLAWTHHYPNDLKTACEKTFSVMHHVIQRTISYAHELAGPGRRPSPPQLELRMVQSKADIEDPAIVTEATVIS